One genomic region from Flagellimonas oceani encodes:
- the msrB gene encoding peptide-methionine (R)-S-oxide reductase MsrB has product MGKRLLLIVLVIFMGCKGTSQEEKKENTKETAFKVNKTDAEWRAELTEMEYYVLRKEATENAFSSDLLDIKEKGTYVCAGCGTPVFKSEHKFDSGTGWPSFDREIEGNVAFDTDYKIGVARTEEHCAVCGGHLGHVFNDGPSNTTGKRHCINGAALDFIPDNK; this is encoded by the coding sequence ATGGGAAAAAGATTGCTATTGATTGTTCTCGTCATCTTTATGGGATGCAAGGGAACGTCTCAGGAAGAAAAAAAAGAAAATACTAAAGAAACTGCATTCAAAGTCAACAAAACCGATGCGGAATGGCGGGCGGAGCTTACCGAAATGGAGTATTACGTTTTGCGCAAAGAAGCCACGGAGAACGCATTTTCGAGCGACTTGTTGGACATCAAGGAAAAAGGGACCTACGTATGTGCAGGGTGCGGGACCCCTGTTTTTAAAAGCGAGCACAAGTTTGATTCAGGGACCGGTTGGCCCAGCTTTGATAGAGAGATTGAAGGAAACGTCGCTTTTGATACCGACTACAAAATCGGTGTGGCACGTACCGAAGAGCATTGTGCCGTATGTGGCGGGCACTTGGGGCATGTTTTTAATGATGGTCCAAGCAACACCACGGGAAAAAGGCATTGTATTAACGGAGCAGCCCTTGATTTTATCCCGGACAACAAATAA
- a CDS encoding collagen-like triple helix repeat-containing protein, whose translation MNKFSTILGAVIVFVLAACEGPQGPPGFDGLDGAQGPQGAPGIQGQVVEVEGVNFDYIAEDNLFSTLITFSDVTNFEVFESDAVLVYRHDGVIDLSDGSTADAWTQLPQNYFLPEGTMQYVFAHTFVDVELFIDGNFDLSTLSTDFTDDQLFRIVFVPSEFAESPDFDPANIDNVMSKLQIGEGEVMKLNIN comes from the coding sequence ATGAATAAATTTAGTACAATTTTAGGCGCAGTAATCGTTTTTGTCCTCGCAGCTTGCGAAGGACCACAAGGCCCTCCAGGTTTCGATGGGCTTGATGGAGCACAAGGACCTCAAGGAGCACCGGGCATCCAAGGGCAAGTGGTAGAAGTCGAGGGCGTTAACTTTGATTATATCGCCGAAGACAATCTTTTTTCCACCTTGATCACTTTTTCGGACGTGACCAATTTCGAAGTTTTTGAATCGGACGCCGTTTTGGTATACAGACACGATGGCGTTATCGATCTTAGCGACGGGTCCACTGCCGATGCCTGGACACAACTGCCTCAGAATTATTTCTTGCCCGAAGGCACCATGCAATACGTTTTCGCCCACACTTTTGTGGATGTTGAACTATTTATTGACGGCAATTTTGATTTATCCACCTTGAGCACCGACTTCACCGATGATCAATTGTTCCGAATTGTTTTTGTGCCCAGCGAGTTTGCAGAATCGCCAGATTTTGATCCTGCCAACATCGACAACGTAATGTCAAAACTCCAAATTGGCGAAGGAGAAGTCATGAAATTGAACATTAATTAG